One part of the Tunicatimonas pelagia genome encodes these proteins:
- a CDS encoding OmpA family protein yields MIVGIDRKPLNMLYTLIRLKGWSLVPRCGILAIALLTWLTTLSVAQGSDGALVDRANKFFLLAKNYEAALPLYQQAVDNGVSEPLVHYRLGVCYAEANELQSQLKALSYLNYAQKQQATAGIPNELNYYLGKTYHRDIQIQEAIKAYERYKKELKADDKQKLDDVNRQLEICTNALFLIGEKKSMVINSFETINSEYTEYNPLITADEGMLAYTAVREKKGKITEQIFTARKSNGQWSTPQPLSIKANAPLGTAGISPDGQEMLVFIGGDNNSGSIYRIEQTSKGWSNPVTLGKNINSRYLESTASITPNRKTIYFASNRKGGYGGMDIYKAERQPDGEWGKPENLGPTVNTEYNEDAPFIHPDSRTLFFTSDGHGTMGGNDIFKTHFLAGEWQEPENMGYPINTPTDDNYFTLTANGKMGYFSSERKGGKGGQDIYYFEMPEHEANIPLTLIKGRILAGETDPKPIPTEIKVVDVEAKQQLDYVYSPSAGSGNYLIILPPGRNYDLIIESEGYLPYTVNVNIPNQNNFYELYQEIILKPIKQFDVVVGQEISVKNAFFDTKNTKEKSVRVANEAMLVQNDSLDLFDMMEAIIASNDGEAYDYLLGLMYKTNPIEDVDFDALDSEKLEAAGVSYYYDETGEDNLIAKKVGNETVYTLPTFFVTEEAIKQKGQKVAASGYDPSLLKETYKIYFSIGESQIEESYSEILAKVLEPLKKYQDLGIEITGYASPDGDAETNKKLSNERAIEVLNFFNQRGVVRRRILARGQGATEAVKVSAEESRRVEIRLVDLND; encoded by the coding sequence ATGATTGTAGGAATTGATCGTAAGCCATTAAACATGCTATATACCCTAATCCGCCTCAAAGGCTGGTCGCTGGTACCTCGGTGTGGAATACTAGCAATAGCGTTGTTAACTTGGTTAACTACCTTATCTGTGGCGCAAGGTTCAGACGGTGCGTTGGTCGATCGGGCTAATAAATTTTTTCTTTTAGCAAAAAATTACGAGGCTGCGCTTCCGCTTTATCAGCAGGCAGTAGATAACGGTGTGTCAGAGCCGCTGGTGCACTATCGGTTGGGGGTATGTTACGCTGAGGCTAATGAACTTCAGAGCCAACTGAAAGCACTCTCGTATCTGAACTACGCGCAGAAACAGCAGGCAACCGCTGGTATTCCGAACGAGCTAAATTACTACCTCGGTAAAACGTACCATCGCGATATTCAGATTCAGGAAGCAATTAAAGCGTACGAACGCTACAAGAAAGAGCTGAAAGCAGACGATAAGCAGAAGCTGGACGACGTAAATCGTCAGCTTGAAATTTGTACCAATGCTTTGTTTCTGATTGGCGAGAAGAAGAGCATGGTTATTAATAGCTTTGAGACCATAAACAGCGAGTATACGGAATATAATCCGCTTATTACAGCAGACGAGGGGATGTTGGCCTACACGGCGGTGCGTGAGAAGAAGGGAAAGATTACGGAGCAGATTTTTACTGCTAGAAAAAGTAATGGGCAGTGGAGTACCCCACAGCCTCTATCAATTAAAGCAAATGCCCCACTAGGTACGGCGGGTATTTCTCCCGATGGACAAGAAATGTTGGTATTTATTGGGGGCGATAACAATTCAGGAAGTATTTATCGCATTGAGCAGACCTCAAAAGGCTGGTCTAACCCAGTTACTCTGGGTAAAAATATCAACTCTCGCTACTTAGAATCGACTGCTAGCATCACTCCTAACCGGAAAACGATTTATTTTGCCAGTAACCGGAAAGGCGGTTACGGTGGTATGGATATTTACAAAGCCGAACGCCAGCCGGATGGTGAATGGGGCAAACCCGAAAATCTGGGGCCCACCGTAAATACTGAGTACAACGAAGACGCTCCGTTTATTCATCCTGATAGTAGAACGCTATTCTTCACTTCGGATGGGCATGGTACAATGGGCGGCAACGATATATTCAAAACACACTTTTTGGCGGGAGAATGGCAAGAACCAGAAAATATGGGCTACCCAATTAATACTCCTACCGACGATAATTATTTTACGCTAACGGCCAACGGTAAGATGGGCTACTTTTCTTCAGAACGTAAAGGGGGGAAAGGCGGACAAGATATTTATTACTTTGAGATGCCCGAGCACGAAGCTAATATTCCGCTTACGCTCATAAAGGGACGTATTTTGGCCGGAGAGACCGATCCGAAACCCATTCCTACAGAGATTAAAGTAGTAGACGTAGAAGCCAAGCAGCAGCTTGACTACGTGTATAGTCCGAGTGCCGGTAGCGGTAATTATTTAATTATTCTACCTCCTGGCAGAAACTACGACCTTATCATTGAGTCGGAAGGATACTTGCCATACACTGTGAACGTAAACATTCCTAATCAGAATAATTTTTACGAACTGTACCAAGAGATCATCCTCAAACCGATCAAACAGTTTGACGTGGTGGTAGGGCAAGAGATCTCAGTGAAAAACGCCTTCTTCGATACGAAGAACACCAAAGAAAAATCGGTGCGGGTGGCCAACGAGGCTATGTTGGTGCAAAACGATAGCCTGGATTTATTTGATATGATGGAAGCAATTATTGCTTCTAACGACGGTGAAGCTTACGACTACCTTCTGGGCTTAATGTACAAAACAAACCCTATTGAAGATGTAGATTTTGATGCGCTTGACTCGGAAAAGCTGGAGGCAGCCGGAGTCTCATACTACTACGATGAAACGGGGGAAGACAATCTGATAGCGAAAAAAGTGGGGAACGAAACCGTGTATACTCTGCCTACTTTCTTTGTGACGGAAGAAGCTATTAAGCAAAAGGGGCAAAAAGTAGCTGCCTCTGGTTATGATCCTTCTTTACTGAAAGAAACGTATAAAATTTATTTCTCCATTGGCGAGAGCCAGATAGAAGAATCATATAGCGAAATACTGGCAAAGGTTTTAGAACCGCTCAAGAAGTATCAGGATTTGGGTATTGAAATTACCGGCTACGCTTCTCCTGACGGTGATGCGGAGACCAACAAAAAGCTCTCGAATGAGCGGGCTATTGAAGTGCTCAATTTCTTTAATCAACGGGGGGTAGTGCGGAGGCGTATTCTAGCCCGAGGCCAAGGTGCTACTGAAGCAGTCAAAGTAAGTGCCGAAGAAAGTCGCCGGGTAGAGATCCGTTTGGTTGATTTGAATGACTAA
- a CDS encoding NAD(P)H-dependent glycerol-3-phosphate dehydrogenase has product MPQNSPVGVIGAGSFGTVVANLLAENSDVLLYARRPEVVAQINQERQSAGYALHPRVRATNDAESTLSECSVLFPIVASSGFRETMRSLSAFLRPYHIVIHGTKGLDALPSSASSAPITRKQIKTMSEVIREETVAVRIGCLAGPNLAHELGEGQPGATVVASRFDEVIQTGQRLLRNDLFQVYGSDDLIGIELCGILKNIIAIASGALSGLSLGENARALLVSRGLLEMITIGKALGGNTEAFMGVAGVGDLVATCSSTHSRNYTVGYRLAQGETLGEVVRDMEEVAEGVNTTRIVKQLADYHQIPAPITRMLYRMLFEDLPAQRALQGLMKIPLGEGEDVNVL; this is encoded by the coding sequence GTGCCACAGAATAGTCCCGTAGGTGTTATTGGTGCCGGAAGCTTCGGTACAGTAGTCGCTAACTTACTGGCCGAAAATAGCGACGTACTACTGTACGCCCGTCGACCTGAAGTAGTAGCGCAAATCAATCAGGAGAGGCAAAGTGCCGGATACGCTCTTCATCCGCGAGTTCGCGCTACTAACGATGCTGAATCTACGTTATCAGAGTGTTCGGTATTGTTTCCCATTGTAGCTTCCTCCGGCTTTCGGGAAACGATGCGTAGCTTATCTGCTTTTCTTCGTCCTTACCATATCGTTATTCACGGAACGAAGGGACTCGATGCGCTACCGTCTTCGGCTTCTTCGGCTCCCATTACGCGTAAGCAAATAAAAACCATGAGCGAAGTAATCCGCGAAGAAACCGTTGCGGTGCGGATTGGCTGCTTGGCTGGTCCTAACTTGGCACATGAGTTAGGCGAAGGGCAACCCGGAGCTACGGTAGTTGCCAGTCGCTTTGATGAGGTAATTCAGACCGGGCAACGCTTGCTGCGTAACGACCTGTTTCAGGTGTACGGTAGCGACGATTTGATCGGTATTGAGTTGTGTGGTATTCTGAAAAATATTATTGCCATTGCCTCGGGAGCATTGAGTGGTTTGTCGCTAGGGGAAAATGCCCGAGCCTTGTTGGTCAGCCGAGGGCTGCTGGAGATGATAACAATTGGGAAGGCTTTAGGAGGTAATACTGAAGCTTTTATGGGAGTAGCTGGTGTTGGCGACCTGGTAGCTACCTGCTCAAGTACGCATAGCCGAAACTATACCGTTGGCTACCGCTTAGCGCAAGGAGAAACCCTAGGGGAAGTTGTTCGGGATATGGAAGAAGTAGCCGAAGGAGTAAACACCACTCGTATTGTAAAACAATTAGCCGATTACCACCAGATTCCAGCTCCCATTACCCGAATGCTCTACCGGATGCTGTTTGAAGACCTACCCGCCCAACGCGCCCTACAAGGCCTAATGAAGATTCCACTGGGCGAAGGCGAAGATGTGAATGTGTTGTGA
- a CDS encoding 1-acyl-sn-glycerol-3-phosphate acyltransferase: MNNRATPPPKPKWYEPILPKRKEWPVVQLSRQRKQFVDTVVQNSVNKLREIAPTVDLLVDELETTLYKEKYRIKENPWAVDPDDDYAFWSSVKKQLVEISNLQTDDLDSDANQKAHSLLEEIITRYANEIASNFRPSYHHFARNVVTFGFSRLLNASRVKGFGSLFSNQYSLQDKIKITGEIEHLRSLAQQGTIVMVPTHFSNLDSILIGWVISELGLPPFIYGAGLNLFNIGIFAYFMNSLGAYKVDRRKKNALYIETLKAYSSLAMQWGIDSLFFPGGTRSRSGRIENKLKLGLLGTAMEAQRINYIRSQKTGEPAEKIFVFPVVLNYHFVLEAPSLIRDHLQREGQERYYIETDEYSQSAKIVKFLLKFFRKGSDISVSIGRGMDLLGNFVDDNGHSLDKLDRPISMREYFCTGDQITRDEQRESEYTQMLGEAILREYYRINQVFSSHLVAFVAFELIKKNHPSLDLFNLLRLPDEDLIIPYNLFQKYCEQVRQQIFELHRQGKVDIEAQLNQPISEVIDHGLSNVGMYHAKRPLLRNKAGDIETPDINTLYYYHNRLLGYNLHRIIHHSEKVFASATE; the protein is encoded by the coding sequence ATGAACAACCGAGCTACACCTCCACCAAAGCCTAAGTGGTACGAACCTATTCTACCCAAGCGAAAGGAATGGCCTGTGGTACAGCTGAGCCGTCAGCGAAAGCAATTTGTAGATACAGTAGTGCAAAATAGTGTGAACAAGCTGCGAGAGATTGCCCCCACGGTGGACTTATTGGTCGATGAACTGGAAACTACACTGTATAAAGAAAAATACCGCATTAAAGAAAATCCTTGGGCAGTAGACCCTGATGATGATTATGCCTTCTGGAGTTCGGTAAAAAAGCAATTAGTTGAGATTTCTAATCTTCAAACCGATGACCTAGATTCAGATGCCAACCAGAAAGCTCATTCGTTGTTAGAGGAAATTATTACTCGCTATGCGAACGAAATTGCCAGCAACTTCCGCCCTTCTTATCATCACTTTGCCCGCAATGTGGTTACCTTCGGGTTCTCTCGTCTGCTCAATGCATCCCGCGTAAAAGGTTTTGGGTCATTATTCAGCAACCAGTACTCCCTACAAGACAAAATAAAAATTACTGGCGAAATTGAACATCTACGAAGTTTGGCTCAGCAAGGTACTATTGTAATGGTTCCTACCCACTTTAGCAACTTAGATTCTATTCTGATCGGTTGGGTAATTAGCGAGTTGGGTCTACCGCCCTTTATTTACGGAGCCGGACTTAACTTATTTAATATTGGCATTTTTGCCTACTTTATGAATAGTCTGGGAGCGTACAAAGTTGATCGGCGTAAGAAAAATGCTCTCTACATTGAAACGCTAAAAGCGTACTCTAGCCTAGCTATGCAGTGGGGTATCGATAGCTTATTTTTTCCGGGGGGCACCCGATCCCGCTCCGGTCGTATTGAGAACAAACTAAAATTAGGCTTGCTGGGTACCGCAATGGAAGCGCAGCGTATTAACTATATTCGCAGCCAGAAAACTGGGGAGCCTGCCGAAAAAATTTTTGTATTTCCGGTGGTACTCAACTACCACTTTGTGCTAGAAGCTCCTAGCCTCATTCGCGATCACCTCCAACGAGAGGGACAAGAGCGTTACTACATTGAAACCGATGAGTATTCACAGTCAGCCAAAATTGTAAAGTTTCTGCTAAAGTTCTTCCGTAAAGGTTCCGATATTTCGGTGAGTATTGGCCGGGGGATGGATTTACTGGGTAACTTTGTAGATGATAATGGGCACAGTCTGGATAAACTGGATCGGCCAATCAGTATGCGGGAATACTTTTGTACCGGTGACCAAATTACGCGCGACGAGCAGCGAGAGAGCGAATACACTCAGATGCTGGGCGAAGCTATTTTGCGGGAGTACTACCGAATTAACCAGGTTTTCTCTAGCCATTTGGTAGCATTTGTTGCCTTTGAGCTTATCAAAAAGAACCATCCCTCTTTAGACCTATTTAATTTGCTTCGTTTGCCCGACGAAGACTTAATCATTCCTTACAACCTCTTTCAGAAGTATTGCGAACAAGTACGGCAGCAGATCTTTGAGCTACATCGTCAGGGTAAGGTTGATATCGAGGCGCAACTCAACCAACCTATCAGCGAGGTAATCGATCACGGATTGTCCAATGTAGGTATGTACCACGCTAAGCGACCTTTGCTAAGAAACAAAGCGGGGGATATTGAAACACCGGATATCAACACACTTTACTACTACCATAATCGCCTATTAGGGTACAATTTACACCGAATTATTCATCACTCAGAAAAAGTATTTGCTAGTGCCACAGAATAG
- the tpx gene encoding thiol peroxidase, whose product MASVTLGGNPVSIKGDIPTSGVAPDFAFVQDDMSENKLSDLSGVKVLIAVPSLDTSVCATETRQFNQQLGGKSGATGLVISKDLPFAMKRFCETAGVESIVNASDFRYGEFGEKYNTEITEGPFKGLSARAVFVVDQNNEIVYAELVPEVGEEPNYDKAMEAVDKLL is encoded by the coding sequence ATGGCTTCTGTAACATTAGGCGGCAATCCTGTTTCAATTAAAGGCGATATTCCTACATCTGGCGTGGCACCTGATTTCGCGTTTGTGCAAGACGATATGAGCGAAAATAAATTATCTGACTTATCTGGGGTAAAGGTACTCATCGCTGTTCCTAGTCTAGATACTTCGGTGTGTGCTACCGAAACCCGACAGTTTAATCAGCAACTAGGTGGAAAAAGCGGGGCAACCGGACTGGTTATTTCCAAAGACCTACCATTTGCTATGAAGCGTTTTTGCGAAACTGCGGGCGTTGAGAGTATCGTAAATGCATCAGACTTCCGTTACGGAGAGTTTGGCGAGAAGTATAATACTGAAATTACCGAAGGGCCTTTTAAAGGATTATCGGCTCGGGCGGTGTTTGTCGTAGATCAGAATAATGAAATTGTTTACGCTGAGTTGGTACCAGAAGTGGGGGAAGAACCGAATTACGATAAAGCGATGGAAGCAGTGGATAAGTTGTTATAG